A window of Cohnella herbarum contains these coding sequences:
- a CDS encoding LysR family transcriptional regulator, giving the protein MDLRQLSYFLEVANQESFSKASQTIHVTQPTLSKMVKSLEEELGVLLINRSTRRVDLTEAGKVVQAHAQTILNAKQNLLSAVADLTEMRKGQFSLGLPPVIGASFFPKVISKFHQLHPDIDIQLVEEGGKRIEQLLIEGSLDLGVVVLPVDEELFEVVPIVKRHLNLVVPTSHPLSGSNEVRLSELRNEFFILFRQEFNLHDRVKEACIREGFEPQVAYESSQWDFIYELIRADEGISLLPETICAKFDAANVHVIRKIEPNIHWDLAIIWKKNGYVSHAASGWIEFVRRELGTERA; this is encoded by the coding sequence ATGGATTTACGTCAGCTTAGTTATTTTCTGGAAGTGGCGAATCAGGAGAGTTTCTCTAAGGCGAGTCAAACGATTCATGTGACCCAACCTACGCTTAGCAAGATGGTAAAAAGCTTGGAGGAAGAGCTGGGCGTATTGCTAATCAATCGTTCCACGCGTCGAGTCGACCTGACCGAAGCGGGTAAAGTCGTTCAAGCTCATGCGCAAACGATCTTGAATGCTAAGCAAAATCTGTTGTCTGCCGTTGCGGATTTGACCGAAATGAGAAAAGGGCAATTTTCGTTAGGACTACCGCCAGTCATCGGAGCGAGTTTTTTCCCGAAGGTCATCTCAAAATTTCATCAGTTGCACCCGGATATCGATATCCAACTCGTCGAGGAAGGGGGCAAGCGGATTGAGCAGCTATTAATAGAGGGTTCATTAGATCTTGGGGTTGTCGTGCTTCCCGTAGACGAGGAGCTGTTCGAGGTAGTTCCGATCGTAAAGAGGCATCTAAACTTGGTCGTTCCCACATCCCATCCCCTAAGCGGGAGTAATGAGGTACGTCTATCCGAGCTTAGGAACGAATTTTTTATTCTCTTTCGCCAAGAGTTCAATTTGCACGACAGGGTGAAGGAGGCATGCATTCGGGAAGGGTTCGAGCCGCAGGTCGCATACGAAAGCTCGCAATGGGATTTTATCTACGAATTAATCCGCGCGGACGAGGGAATATCCCTACTTCCGGAAACGATATGCGCCAAATTCGATGCAGCCAATGTACATGTCATTCGTAAGATCGAACCGAACATCCATTGGGATTTAGCGATTATTTGGAAGAAAAACGGCTATGTCTCCCATGCGGCATCAGGTTGGATCGAGTTTGTTCGGAGGGAGCTAGGAACGGAGAGAGCCTGA